A region from the uncultured Holophaga sp. genome encodes:
- a CDS encoding DedA family protein gives MNLLHTVLDFLRRLTNPESLNLLAGQLDGWLYAVLFAIVFCETGLVILPFLPGDSLLFAMGALGALPNSPLNLWFLGGLMVLAAVLGDAVNYAIGARLGPAVFHNEGGRWLNRKHLMAAHAFYEKYGGKTIILARFVPIIRTFAPFVAGIGRMSYRHFALFNVTGAILWVALLMIAGRLFGGITWVRMHFESVIVAIIVISVLPALIEFLRARRKAAA, from the coding sequence ATGAACCTGCTCCACACAGTGCTGGACTTCCTCCGCCGCCTGACCAACCCCGAATCCCTGAACCTCCTGGCGGGCCAGCTGGACGGCTGGCTGTACGCGGTTCTCTTCGCCATCGTCTTCTGCGAGACGGGCCTGGTCATCCTGCCCTTCCTGCCCGGGGACAGCCTCCTCTTCGCCATGGGGGCCCTGGGGGCCCTCCCCAACAGCCCGCTGAACCTCTGGTTCCTGGGTGGGCTCATGGTCCTGGCCGCCGTCCTGGGGGATGCGGTCAACTATGCCATCGGTGCCCGACTGGGCCCCGCAGTCTTCCACAACGAGGGTGGCCGCTGGCTCAACCGCAAGCACCTCATGGCCGCCCACGCCTTCTATGAGAAGTATGGTGGCAAGACCATCATCCTGGCCCGCTTCGTTCCCATCATCCGCACCTTCGCCCCCTTCGTGGCGGGCATCGGCAGGATGAGCTACCGCCACTTCGCCCTCTTCAACGTCACGGGCGCCATCCTCTGGGTGGCCCTGCTCATGATCGCCGGACGCCTCTTCGGGGGCATCACCTGGGTCCGCATGCATTTCGAGTCCGTCATCGTCGCCATCATCGTGATCTCGGTCCTGCCGGCCCTCATCGAGTTTCTGCGCGCCCGGCGCAAGGCGGCCGCATGA
- the hemW gene encoding radical SAM family heme chaperone HemW: MKAALAPHLDGLRQAVRAEPLGLYLHVPFCRSRCSYCSFTSTTESGLLTPFAERLVLELGAWGEALERPGLDTLYLGGGTPSLLPTEVLTRITGAIRRSFDLAPLTEATLEANPGTLSPAWLERALELGWNRLSLGVQTLDPALLRRLGRGHNPEEALGALAMAREAGFRRLSGDLMLGVPGQDHSRILEDAGALVEAGAEHLSIYMLDLDKDCPLRHAVDAGRLSLPSDDEVADAFEHLQEALPRLGLLPYEISNYARAGAESRHNTRYWERRPYLGLGPSAASQVGTLRWTEAEDLQSWLAGSEPSECQELSPGEALAEIPLLGLRMASGVDWGALRATARAKGLEGLVDGWERGLERCSKAGLLLREGAQLKLSPKGRLMSNAVLGVFV, encoded by the coding sequence TTGAAGGCGGCCCTGGCCCCGCACCTGGACGGCCTCAGGCAGGCCGTCCGGGCTGAGCCCCTGGGACTCTATCTCCACGTCCCCTTCTGCCGCTCCCGCTGCAGCTACTGTTCCTTCACCTCCACCACCGAGTCCGGCCTCCTCACCCCCTTCGCAGAGAGACTGGTGCTTGAGCTGGGGGCCTGGGGAGAGGCTCTGGAGCGACCTGGCCTGGACACCCTCTACCTGGGGGGGGGGACCCCCTCTCTGCTGCCGACAGAGGTCCTCACGCGGATCACAGGGGCCATCCGGCGGAGCTTCGACCTTGCCCCCCTGACCGAGGCCACCCTCGAGGCCAACCCGGGCACCCTCAGCCCGGCCTGGCTGGAGCGGGCCCTGGAGCTCGGCTGGAACCGCCTCAGCCTGGGGGTCCAGACCCTCGACCCGGCCCTCCTGAGGCGCCTGGGGCGGGGGCACAATCCGGAGGAGGCCCTGGGCGCCCTGGCCATGGCCCGCGAGGCCGGCTTCCGCCGCCTCAGCGGCGATCTCATGCTGGGCGTCCCCGGGCAGGATCACAGCCGCATCCTGGAGGATGCCGGGGCCCTGGTGGAGGCCGGGGCAGAGCACCTCTCCATCTACATGCTGGACCTGGACAAGGACTGCCCCCTCAGGCACGCCGTTGATGCGGGGCGCCTGAGCCTGCCTTCCGACGACGAGGTGGCCGACGCCTTCGAGCATCTGCAGGAGGCCCTGCCCCGCCTCGGGCTCCTGCCCTACGAGATCAGCAACTACGCCCGAGCCGGGGCGGAGTCCCGCCACAACACCCGCTACTGGGAGCGCCGCCCCTATCTGGGCCTGGGCCCCAGTGCCGCCAGTCAGGTGGGCACCCTCCGCTGGACCGAGGCCGAGGATCTCCAGTCCTGGCTCGCCGGAAGCGAACCCTCCGAGTGCCAGGAGCTCAGCCCCGGGGAGGCGCTGGCCGAGATCCCCCTCCTGGGCCTCCGGATGGCTTCCGGAGTGGACTGGGGGGCCCTGCGGGCCACAGCCCGCGCCAAGGGGCTGGAAGGTCTGGTGGACGGCTGGGAGCGCGGGCTCGAGCGCTGCAGCAAAGCCGGGCTGCTGCTGCGGGAGGGGGCACAGCTGAAGCTGAGCCCCAAGGGCAGGCTCATGAGCAACGCCGTGCTGGGGGTCTTTGTCTGA
- the panC gene encoding pantoate--beta-alanine ligase yields the protein MRIIRTIPELRTALKAVREKGKTIGFVPTMGYLHEGHASLIKQCVARCDCPVVSIFVNPTQFGPSEDFAQYPRDPERDQNLCLRNGVKILFMPEPSEVYPTGFSTFVDPGSMGSILCGEFRPGHFRGVATVVTKLFNMVQPDLAFFGQKDFQQVAIIQRLVKDLNLPVNIIAAPTIRESDGLAMSSRNTYLSPEERERALAISRGLLKAEQSFKEGARRVEPLVGLVRNELKGLDEIHYCELVDAITLEPVSYEISRSAVIAVAAMVGKTRLIDNVLLSPSGGTSHFISHQAD from the coding sequence ATGCGCATCATCCGCACCATCCCCGAACTCCGCACCGCCCTGAAGGCCGTGCGGGAGAAGGGCAAGACCATCGGATTCGTCCCCACCATGGGGTACCTGCATGAGGGGCACGCCAGCCTGATCAAGCAGTGCGTCGCGCGATGCGACTGCCCCGTGGTCTCCATCTTCGTCAATCCCACCCAGTTCGGCCCCAGCGAAGACTTCGCCCAGTACCCGCGGGATCCCGAGCGGGACCAGAACCTCTGCCTCCGCAACGGGGTGAAGATCCTCTTCATGCCCGAGCCCTCCGAGGTCTACCCCACTGGATTCAGCACTTTTGTCGATCCCGGGTCCATGGGCAGCATCCTCTGCGGCGAGTTCCGCCCCGGCCACTTCCGCGGCGTGGCCACGGTGGTGACCAAGCTCTTCAACATGGTCCAGCCCGACCTGGCCTTCTTCGGCCAGAAGGACTTCCAGCAGGTAGCCATCATCCAGCGTCTGGTGAAGGACCTGAACCTGCCGGTGAACATCATCGCCGCGCCCACCATCCGGGAGAGCGACGGGCTCGCCATGAGCTCCCGGAACACCTACCTGAGCCCCGAAGAGCGTGAGCGGGCCCTGGCCATCAGCCGCGGCCTCCTGAAGGCTGAGCAGTCCTTCAAGGAGGGGGCCCGTCGGGTGGAGCCCCTCGTCGGGCTGGTGCGCAACGAGCTCAAGGGGCTGGATGAGATCCACTACTGCGAACTGGTGGACGCCATCACCCTGGAGCCTGTGAGCTACGAGATCAGCCGCTCGGCGGTCATCGCCGTGGCGGCCATGGTGGGGAAGACCCGGCTCATCGACAACGTGCTCCTCTCCCCCTCCGGTGGCACCTCCCACTTCATCAGCCACCAGGCGGATTGA
- the panB gene encoding 3-methyl-2-oxobutanoate hydroxymethyltransferase: MSSPSNASTQLTLTRLIEKADSGDRLVMLTAYDAVHARLADAAGVDMILVGDSVGNVCLGFDNTLPVSMAMMNHHLEAVARIRPRAFLVCDLPYLSYHLSLEEAIRNAGGFLQRGAQAVKLEGGAKRLPVVRALVDAEIPVIGHLGLTPQSVHAMGGYTVQGREAKAAIQVLEDALRLQDAGCCMVLMEGIPADLATRVTEELTVPTIGIGAGPGCKGQVLVFHDLLGLLPGKPPKFVRKYRSGYEESVEAIGRWAQDVRDGVFPDARESYILPEPARRLLQEWRAGEARS; encoded by the coding sequence ATGAGTTCACCCAGCAACGCCAGCACCCAACTCACCCTCACCCGTCTCATCGAGAAGGCCGACTCCGGCGACCGTCTGGTCATGCTCACCGCCTACGATGCCGTCCACGCCCGCTTGGCGGACGCCGCCGGGGTGGACATGATCCTCGTGGGCGACAGCGTCGGCAACGTCTGTCTTGGTTTCGACAACACTCTGCCGGTCTCCATGGCCATGATGAACCACCACCTAGAGGCCGTGGCCCGGATCCGCCCCCGGGCCTTCCTGGTCTGCGACCTGCCCTACCTGAGCTACCACCTCAGCCTCGAGGAGGCCATCCGCAATGCCGGGGGCTTCCTGCAGCGGGGTGCCCAGGCCGTCAAACTGGAGGGCGGCGCAAAGCGCCTGCCGGTGGTCCGGGCCCTGGTGGATGCCGAGATCCCCGTCATCGGCCACCTCGGGCTCACCCCCCAGTCCGTCCACGCCATGGGCGGCTACACCGTCCAGGGGCGTGAGGCGAAGGCGGCCATCCAGGTCCTGGAGGACGCCCTCCGCCTCCAGGATGCGGGATGCTGCATGGTGCTCATGGAAGGGATCCCGGCGGATCTGGCGACCCGGGTCACCGAGGAACTGACGGTCCCCACGATCGGCATCGGGGCCGGACCGGGCTGCAAGGGGCAGGTTCTGGTCTTCCACGATCTCCTGGGCCTGCTTCCCGGCAAGCCCCCCAAGTTCGTCAGGAAATACCGGTCCGGCTATGAAGAATCCGTCGAGGCCATCGGCCGCTGGGCCCAGGACGTACGGGATGGGGTATTCCCCGATGCCCGGGAATCCTATATTCTTCCAGAACCCGCCCGCCGCCTCCTCCAGGAGTGGCGGGCGGGCGAAGCCCGCAGCTAG
- a CDS encoding RNA methyltransferase produces MEHTLTSKANPRFKHLKGLLAASGSRRTHTLLLGTKLIEAWEAVSRSPGGSRIRPLQWLRLEGVGEQVLERRRPLETLILGEALMRELAEAGSPPELVLLAELGPEPGGPLAERVVGAWGIQDPGNLGAILRSAAAFGFQEALLGPGTADPFSPKALRGSMGAAFLMPLRRQEALEPDEGAWFALDGGPGALPLAGTDLDGPIRLLVGNEGHGWRGVPLPEGVHRLAIPIRGVESLNAAVALGIVCYECARRNPA; encoded by the coding sequence ATGGAACACACCCTCACCAGCAAGGCCAATCCCCGCTTCAAGCACCTGAAGGGGCTGCTGGCGGCCTCAGGCTCCCGTCGCACCCACACCCTTCTGCTGGGGACCAAGCTCATCGAAGCCTGGGAGGCGGTAAGCCGGAGCCCCGGCGGCTCCCGGATCCGGCCCCTGCAGTGGCTGCGCCTGGAAGGGGTCGGGGAGCAGGTCCTGGAACGCCGCCGCCCCTTGGAGACCCTGATCCTGGGGGAAGCCCTCATGCGGGAGCTCGCGGAGGCTGGCAGCCCGCCGGAGCTGGTTCTCCTGGCGGAACTCGGGCCCGAGCCCGGGGGGCCTCTGGCGGAACGGGTGGTGGGAGCCTGGGGCATCCAGGACCCTGGCAACCTGGGTGCGATCCTGAGAAGCGCCGCCGCCTTCGGCTTCCAGGAGGCGCTCCTGGGACCCGGCACCGCGGACCCCTTCAGCCCCAAGGCCCTGAGGGGCTCCATGGGGGCTGCCTTCCTCATGCCCCTGCGTCGACAGGAGGCCCTGGAGCCCGATGAGGGTGCCTGGTTCGCCCTGGACGGCGGCCCCGGGGCCCTGCCCCTGGCCGGGACGGACCTGGACGGCCCCATCCGCCTCCTGGTGGGCAACGAGGGCCACGGCTGGAGAGGTGTCCCCCTTCCAGAGGGGGTCCACCGCCTGGCCATCCCCATCCGGGGGGTGGAGAGCCTCAACGCAGCCGTGGCCCTGGGGATCGTCTGCTACGAGTGCGCCCGCCGGAACCCGGCATGA
- the smpB gene encoding SsrA-binding protein SmpB yields MSEDLVRNRKALHAYHIVETWEAGIALQGTEVKSLRAGKGQLQDAYVDISGHELWLKQANIQPYAFGTYANHDPLRPRKLLLNRAEINRIVTKAERKGFTVVPLAIYLTPKGLIKVKIALAEGKTMGDKREALKEREHKREMDRIRKGERD; encoded by the coding sequence ATGAGCGAGGATCTGGTCAGGAACCGCAAGGCTCTGCATGCCTATCACATCGTGGAGACCTGGGAGGCCGGGATCGCCCTCCAGGGCACAGAGGTCAAGTCCCTCAGGGCGGGGAAGGGGCAGCTCCAGGACGCCTACGTCGACATCTCCGGCCATGAACTCTGGCTCAAGCAGGCCAACATCCAGCCCTACGCCTTCGGCACCTACGCCAACCATGATCCCCTGCGCCCCCGCAAGCTCCTGCTGAACCGGGCCGAGATCAACCGGATCGTCACCAAGGCCGAGCGGAAGGGCTTCACGGTGGTCCCCCTGGCCATCTACCTGACCCCCAAGGGCCTGATCAAGGTGAAGATCGCTCTGGCCGAGGGCAAGACCATGGGCGACAAGCGCGAGGCCCTCAAGGAACGGGAGCACAAGCGGGAGATGGACCGCATCCGGAAGGGCGAGCGGGACTGA
- a CDS encoding protease pro-enzyme activation domain-containing protein, which yields MTLARSMTLSQCLGLLFACGGLAFPVRAGEARTLLSGTVSSRLQGLQPVAEAPDALVLDGMTLCLKRSEASQAALETFLTELQDPKSANYHQWLSPEAFGQRFGASQEDLDAVTAWLVSQGFSVDSISPGRMSISFSGTKATIEKAFQTRLMYYEVDGTLRHANASSVSIPSALADKVAGPLPLTDIPHLKAHKPRLVKQVDPAYTTSGGSHYLGPGDFAVIYDTASLLSAGTTGSGVSIAIAGRSNITASDVSTFRTYFGLPTKQPTVTLVNTDPGIADDADEALLDVTWAGAVATQANIKLVIASSTSSMDGVDLACQYIVQHNSAPILSLSYGSCESDMTGSTSSGSTYNTWYQNLWSQAAAEGITVCVSTGDSGAAGCDSGSDSTGSGAAINGLASTPYNVAVGGTQFSEGTGSYWDTSNSSTYTSALSYIPEVPWNESAYATGTTSDGLWATGGGSSIIWSKPSWQVVTGDLSSGMRDIPDVSLSAAGHDGYLVYDSNYGSGTWYVFSGTSASAPSFAGIMALIVQTYGNQGNANEVLYPLGRTQYNSGSLSVFHDVTTGDNTVTGVTGFSACTGYDRATGLGSVDAAALVSKWESASSTTPPSITSQPASVTASSGSTATFSVTASGTGTLSYQWQVSTDSGATWASVADGTGGTTSSYTTATLGTAENGCLYRVKVTDTYGTSTSSTALLTVTDSSSSVGITASTSAAAAVLGKTLTLSATVTGSTNTGVTWAATGGTLSATSGSSVVWTAPSTAGSYTVTATSQADTSKTSTLTLAAKTLNLNSDSVTGDVLDLALMARAYGTSEGGTNWVSGADLNGDASVDETDLNTFLDLAGF from the coding sequence GTGACCCTCGCCCGTTCCATGACACTCTCCCAGTGCCTCGGCCTGCTGTTCGCCTGCGGGGGGCTCGCGTTCCCGGTCCGGGCCGGGGAGGCCAGGACCCTCCTCTCCGGCACCGTCTCAAGTCGCCTGCAGGGGCTGCAGCCCGTCGCCGAGGCCCCGGATGCCCTGGTGCTGGACGGGATGACCCTCTGCCTGAAGCGCAGCGAAGCCTCCCAGGCCGCCCTGGAGACCTTCCTGACGGAGCTGCAGGACCCCAAGTCCGCGAACTACCACCAGTGGCTGAGCCCCGAGGCTTTCGGGCAGCGCTTCGGGGCCTCCCAGGAGGACCTCGATGCCGTCACCGCCTGGCTCGTGTCCCAGGGCTTCTCGGTCGACAGCATCTCGCCGGGGCGCATGAGCATCTCCTTCTCCGGTACCAAGGCCACCATCGAGAAGGCCTTCCAGACCAGGCTCATGTACTACGAAGTGGACGGCACTCTGCGGCACGCCAACGCCAGCTCGGTATCCATCCCCAGTGCCCTGGCGGACAAGGTGGCCGGTCCCCTGCCCCTGACGGACATTCCCCACCTCAAGGCCCACAAACCCAGGCTGGTCAAGCAGGTCGACCCGGCCTACACCACGAGCGGAGGCTCCCATTACCTCGGCCCGGGAGACTTTGCGGTGATCTACGACACGGCCAGTCTCCTCAGCGCGGGGACCACAGGGAGCGGGGTCAGCATCGCCATTGCGGGGCGCTCCAACATCACCGCTTCAGATGTGAGCACCTTCCGGACCTACTTCGGTCTGCCCACCAAACAGCCCACCGTCACGCTGGTGAACACGGACCCCGGCATCGCCGATGATGCCGATGAGGCTCTCCTGGATGTGACCTGGGCGGGGGCCGTGGCCACCCAAGCCAACATCAAGCTGGTGATCGCTTCATCGACCTCCAGCATGGACGGGGTTGACCTGGCCTGCCAATACATCGTGCAGCACAACTCGGCCCCCATCCTCTCGCTGAGCTACGGCTCCTGCGAGTCGGACATGACCGGCTCCACCAGCAGCGGATCGACCTACAACACCTGGTACCAGAACCTCTGGTCCCAGGCGGCGGCGGAGGGCATCACGGTCTGCGTCTCCACGGGGGACAGCGGGGCCGCGGGCTGCGACTCCGGCTCGGACTCCACCGGGAGTGGCGCGGCCATCAACGGACTGGCCTCCACGCCCTACAACGTGGCGGTGGGCGGCACCCAGTTCAGCGAGGGCACCGGCAGCTACTGGGATACGAGCAACAGCTCCACCTACACCTCGGCCCTGAGCTACATCCCCGAGGTCCCCTGGAACGAGAGCGCCTATGCGACGGGGACAACGTCGGACGGTCTCTGGGCCACCGGGGGCGGCAGCTCCATCATCTGGTCCAAGCCCTCCTGGCAGGTGGTGACGGGGGATCTGTCGTCAGGCATGAGGGACATCCCCGATGTCTCTCTGAGCGCCGCCGGGCATGACGGTTACCTGGTCTACGACTCCAACTATGGCTCCGGGACCTGGTACGTCTTCTCCGGGACCTCGGCCTCGGCCCCCTCCTTCGCGGGCATCATGGCCCTGATCGTCCAGACCTACGGCAACCAGGGCAACGCCAACGAGGTGCTCTACCCCCTGGGGCGGACCCAGTACAACAGCGGGAGCCTTTCCGTCTTTCACGACGTCACCACCGGTGACAACACGGTGACCGGCGTGACGGGCTTCAGTGCCTGCACGGGGTACGACCGGGCCACCGGGCTGGGCAGCGTGGATGCCGCGGCCCTGGTCTCCAAGTGGGAGAGCGCCTCCAGCACCACCCCGCCCTCCATCACCTCCCAGCCGGCCAGTGTCACGGCAAGCTCCGGCAGCACGGCCACCTTCTCGGTCACGGCCTCCGGGACAGGGACCCTGAGCTACCAGTGGCAGGTCTCTACGGACAGCGGCGCCACCTGGGCCAGTGTGGCGGACGGCACGGGGGGCACCACCAGCAGCTACACCACCGCCACTCTGGGGACCGCTGAGAACGGCTGCCTCTACCGGGTGAAGGTCACGGACACCTACGGGACCAGCACCAGCTCCACGGCCCTCCTCACGGTCACCGACAGCTCCTCCTCCGTAGGCATCACCGCCTCCACCAGTGCCGCAGCAGCGGTGCTGGGAAAGACCCTGACCCTGAGCGCCACCGTGACCGGCAGCACCAATACGGGTGTCACCTGGGCCGCCACGGGGGGAACCCTCAGTGCCACCAGTGGCAGCTCGGTGGTCTGGACGGCACCTTCCACCGCCGGATCCTATACCGTCACAGCCACCAGCCAGGCCGACACCAGCAAGACTTCCACCCTCACTCTGGCGGCCAAGACCCTCAACCTCAACAGCGACTCGGTCACCGGGGATGTGCTCGATCTGGCGCTGATGGCCCGGGCCTACGGGACCTCCGAGGGGGGTACCAACTGGGTGTCGGGGGCGGACCTGAATGGAGATGCCTCCGTGGATGAAACGGACTTGAACACCTTCCTCGATCTTGCGGGATTCTGA
- a CDS encoding acyltransferase yields MHLQGSGPGRPGGADPAPEDYRAQHKLRLSWMPWLYFSLKERHRGWAQAWQTEVQVRLQALETVRIGPGAFVAPEARIFGEPGRGIEIGEGCAIAAEVFMHGPITLGRRVSINARASLDGGAKGLVIGDDTRIATGATLYAFDHGLAPDRLIHRQPVRSHGITIGRDVWVGANAGITDGVSVGDHAVIGMGAIVTHDVPEWAVVAGVPARVIGDRRDLPDAGGASSRAYDK; encoded by the coding sequence ATGCACCTTCAAGGCTCCGGGCCCGGGCGGCCGGGAGGCGCGGATCCTGCCCCCGAGGACTACCGCGCCCAGCACAAGCTGCGTCTCTCCTGGATGCCCTGGCTCTACTTCTCCCTCAAGGAGCGGCACCGGGGCTGGGCCCAGGCCTGGCAGACCGAGGTCCAGGTCCGCCTGCAGGCCCTGGAGACGGTGCGTATCGGGCCCGGGGCCTTCGTCGCCCCCGAGGCCCGGATCTTCGGGGAGCCCGGAAGGGGCATCGAGATCGGGGAGGGCTGCGCCATCGCCGCCGAGGTCTTCATGCACGGCCCCATCACCCTGGGCCGCCGGGTCTCCATCAATGCCCGGGCCAGTCTGGACGGCGGGGCCAAGGGGCTTGTCATTGGGGATGACACCCGCATCGCCACGGGCGCGACCCTCTATGCCTTCGATCATGGCCTGGCCCCGGACCGCCTGATCCATCGGCAGCCGGTGCGGTCCCATGGCATCACCATCGGTCGCGATGTCTGGGTTGGGGCCAACGCCGGGATCACGGACGGAGTCTCCGTTGGCGACCATGCGGTGATCGGCATGGGGGCCATCGTGACGCATGATGTGCCCGAGTGGGCCGTCGTGGCCGGGGTGCCGGCCCGGGTCATCGGGGATCGACGGGACCTGCCCGATGCAGGAGGTGCTTCGTCTCGGGCATATGATAAATAA
- a CDS encoding Maf family protein, with the protein MSEEITLNLLPPVLASASPRRRQWMEALRIPYESWAPDVDETPLPAEDPEVMVRRLACMKAKIVAAVNPGRWVIAADTTVAVDHHVLGKPVDEADAERMLGLIQGRNHEVHTGLCLMRDQEIHSFVDTAEVFLRPMTPEQIAWYVRTGEPMDKAGSYAAQGTAALFIARIEGSFATVMGFPVERFGQLIQGLGLAQGWLGMP; encoded by the coding sequence ATGAGCGAAGAGATCACCCTGAACCTCCTGCCGCCCGTCCTCGCCTCCGCCAGCCCCCGCCGGCGGCAGTGGATGGAGGCCCTGCGGATCCCCTACGAATCCTGGGCACCCGATGTGGACGAGACCCCACTGCCGGCGGAGGATCCGGAAGTGATGGTGCGGCGTCTGGCCTGCATGAAGGCCAAGATCGTGGCAGCCGTGAACCCCGGGCGCTGGGTCATCGCGGCGGACACCACCGTGGCCGTGGATCACCATGTCCTGGGCAAGCCGGTGGACGAGGCCGATGCAGAGCGGATGCTGGGGCTGATCCAGGGAAGGAACCACGAGGTGCATACGGGCCTGTGCCTCATGCGGGACCAGGAGATCCACAGCTTTGTGGACACGGCGGAAGTCTTCCTGCGCCCCATGACGCCGGAGCAGATCGCCTGGTATGTGCGCACCGGAGAACCCATGGACAAGGCGGGCTCGTACGCGGCCCAGGGCACCGCCGCCCTCTTCATCGCACGGATCGAGGGGAGCTTCGCCACGGTCATGGGCTTCCCCGTGGAGCGTTTCGGGCAGCTGATCCAGGGGCTGGGGCTCGCCCAGGGCTGGCTCGGCATGCCTTGA
- a CDS encoding nitrilase-related carbon-nitrogen hydrolase, producing the protein MRLAPLLETLAAAALFSLACDLAAAPGLGFLMPVLGLAGLSVLFRSTFLHRRIGWSYLALLGAFWGIFYWVPATLAVKGPMPMPLAILGSTLLDGWEALGLWGVVLLSRWLGRRSGLWGAMLGAGLGIGLWEVLAFHVYPFTLGAVFGGIPFLARAAAFVGSHGMSILLWGTGAGIGHRWAQRAPRPWLPAAGLAAVLAVLGLAWPLLPRGPERHLDIVIAQPDYPVGHAFPGMEAGLWAMSDATLHREGLPHPGRTTLLLWPESSVLGRDDLSPNPRLPLEARKRNIAWLYGTEGGRYNLVRGEAPGEPSFFQAKVVPMPFGERMPGPAPLREWLDRQMGFLSQEPGELSSLSSMPLPGGLKVHPLICSEALIPWRVIGGLDLAGGDLLANLTNDGWFDRSIATDLHGAQIRMRAIETGLPLVRATLTGKSGCFTADGRGGLWGAAMTRATYAFPLDWRPIRTPAGHRAHLVTLLILLGTATLLVGCLTRPS; encoded by the coding sequence ATGAGGTTGGCTCCCCTCCTCGAGACCCTCGCGGCAGCAGCCCTCTTCTCCCTGGCCTGCGATCTGGCGGCTGCGCCGGGCCTGGGCTTCCTGATGCCGGTGCTCGGCCTGGCAGGGCTTTCAGTCCTCTTCCGCAGCACCTTCCTGCACCGGCGGATCGGCTGGAGCTATCTGGCCCTCCTGGGCGCCTTCTGGGGGATCTTCTACTGGGTGCCGGCCACCCTAGCCGTCAAGGGGCCCATGCCCATGCCCCTGGCCATCCTGGGCAGCACCCTGCTGGATGGCTGGGAAGCCCTGGGACTCTGGGGAGTGGTGCTCCTCAGCCGCTGGCTGGGGCGCCGCAGCGGCCTCTGGGGGGCCATGCTGGGGGCCGGTCTGGGGATCGGGCTCTGGGAGGTGCTGGCCTTCCATGTCTATCCCTTCACCCTGGGGGCCGTCTTCGGAGGCATCCCCTTCCTGGCCAGGGCTGCCGCCTTTGTGGGCTCCCATGGCATGAGCATCCTGCTCTGGGGCACGGGAGCGGGCATCGGCCACCGCTGGGCCCAGCGCGCCCCCCGGCCCTGGCTGCCCGCCGCCGGACTGGCCGCGGTCCTGGCGGTGCTCGGCCTCGCCTGGCCCCTGCTCCCCCGGGGACCCGAGCGCCATCTGGACATCGTCATCGCCCAACCCGACTACCCCGTGGGCCATGCCTTCCCCGGCATGGAAGCGGGTCTCTGGGCGATGAGCGACGCAACCCTGCACCGGGAGGGCCTGCCCCATCCCGGCCGGACCACCCTCCTCCTCTGGCCGGAGAGCTCCGTGCTGGGCCGGGATGATCTGAGCCCCAACCCCCGGCTCCCCCTGGAGGCCCGGAAGCGCAACATCGCCTGGCTCTACGGGACGGAAGGCGGCCGCTACAACCTGGTGCGGGGAGAGGCGCCGGGGGAACCCAGCTTCTTCCAGGCCAAAGTGGTCCCCATGCCCTTCGGAGAGCGGATGCCGGGTCCGGCCCCGCTCCGGGAGTGGCTGGACCGGCAGATGGGCTTTCTCTCCCAGGAGCCCGGCGAGCTCAGCAGCCTCAGCAGCATGCCCCTTCCCGGCGGGCTGAAGGTCCACCCCCTGATCTGCAGCGAGGCCCTCATCCCATGGCGGGTGATCGGGGGCCTGGACCTGGCTGGGGGAGATCTCCTGGCCAACCTCACCAACGACGGATGGTTCGACCGGAGCATTGCCACGGACCTGCATGGGGCCCAGATCCGGATGCGGGCCATCGAGACTGGCCTGCCCCTGGTGCGGGCCACCCTCACCGGCAAGTCCGGATGCTTCACCGCCGACGGACGGGGGGGTCTCTGGGGCGCAGCCATGACGCGGGCGACCTACGCATTCCCCCTGGACTGGCGACCGATCCGAACGCCTGCCGGGCACCGGGCCCACCTGGTCACCCTCCTGATCCTCCTCGGCACTGCGACCCTCCTGGTAGGATGTCTCACGAGGCCCTCATGA